The following proteins are co-located in the bacterium genome:
- a CDS encoding phage major capsid protein has product MQKETRQFRTLEFRAANVDAAGRIPVVCSTDAVVTVSDGPEVLVHEPAAVDMTRAPFPIIVTHQGNQINIGIVEDIAIGNGEMRGFARFGERPEAVAYARDVMNQIIRSVSVGYQRVKGYIRPDNVLITTRWMPTHVAMVAEPADTGAGFYRAASEVETSFELVACPDQQSATETQSRSSVIDLDAPAAGESQPSKGERSMTQVVDTPAATTTANVQVTGPDPIVAERSRVRDIAAIGRQFNMVELADQHAESGTSSDAFRALVLSKLKDNGQLRVAESPEIGLSENEVQSYSFCRAFLAAQDPLNAAKIAPFEMECSRAAQDKRDTSDARVKEREAAITLPSDVLGRGMVVHQKDAAGVVRSLLQLVSRSSAATQAYFRDLMAGTPTAGGNVVATELLGSSFIDLLRNSMILDRLGVTVLNDLSGNIAIPSQTGAATSYWVAEGGAPTETQQTIGQVPLTPKTIGAFTDFTRRLLLQASIAVELFVRMDLARVLALGLQDGAFNGTGASNQPAGLANIAGIGSVAMGTNGGAPTYDMAVDLETAVSNANADIGNLAYVTNSKVRGKLRKTQVFTGTNGAPVWTSGRERGIGEVLGYDAYVTNTVPSNLTKGSASGICSAAFFGNWSDLVMGLWGGVDLMLDPYANATSGGKRVIALQDVDFNVRNVASFAVVKDILTT; this is encoded by the coding sequence ATGCAAAAGGAAACCCGACAATTCAGAACCCTGGAGTTCCGCGCCGCCAATGTTGACGCGGCTGGCCGCATACCAGTCGTCTGTTCGACTGATGCCGTCGTCACCGTATCGGATGGCCCCGAGGTTCTTGTTCACGAGCCTGCCGCCGTTGATATGACCCGGGCACCGTTCCCGATCATCGTTACTCACCAGGGAAATCAGATCAACATCGGCATCGTCGAAGACATTGCGATTGGCAATGGCGAAATGCGCGGCTTTGCCCGTTTCGGCGAACGCCCTGAGGCTGTCGCCTACGCCCGGGACGTGATGAATCAGATCATCCGCAGCGTGAGCGTCGGGTATCAGCGGGTAAAGGGATATATCCGTCCGGACAATGTCCTGATAACCACCCGCTGGATGCCGACCCATGTCGCCATGGTTGCCGAGCCCGCCGATACCGGCGCCGGGTTTTATCGAGCAGCCAGTGAAGTGGAAACCTCATTTGAACTGGTTGCCTGTCCAGATCAGCAATCAGCAACCGAAACACAATCTCGCTCCAGCGTGATTGACCTCGATGCCCCAGCCGCTGGGGAATCACAACCCTCCAAAGGAGAACGCAGCATGACTCAAGTAGTCGACACCCCGGCGGCCACCACCACCGCCAACGTTCAAGTCACCGGCCCGGACCCGATCGTCGCCGAGCGCAGCCGCGTTCGTGACATCGCCGCCATCGGCCGCCAGTTCAACATGGTCGAGCTGGCCGACCAGCACGCCGAATCCGGCACCTCGTCCGACGCCTTCCGCGCACTGGTCCTCTCCAAGCTCAAGGACAACGGCCAGTTGCGCGTCGCCGAATCGCCGGAAATCGGCCTGTCGGAAAACGAAGTACAGTCCTACTCGTTCTGCCGCGCCTTCCTGGCCGCCCAGGACCCGCTCAACGCCGCCAAGATCGCGCCGTTCGAGATGGAATGCTCGCGCGCCGCCCAGGACAAGCGCGACACTTCCGACGCCCGCGTCAAGGAACGCGAAGCCGCCATCACCCTGCCGTCCGACGTGCTCGGCCGCGGCATGGTCGTGCACCAGAAAGACGCCGCCGGCGTCGTGCGCAGCCTGCTGCAACTGGTCTCCCGCTCCAGCGCTGCCACCCAGGCCTACTTCCGTGACCTGATGGCCGGCACGCCGACCGCTGGCGGCAACGTCGTCGCCACCGAACTGCTCGGCTCCAGCTTCATCGACCTCCTGCGCAATTCGATGATCCTCGACCGCCTGGGCGTCACCGTCCTCAACGACCTCAGCGGCAACATCGCCATCCCCAGCCAGACCGGCGCGGCCACGTCCTACTGGGTGGCTGAAGGCGGCGCCCCGACCGAGACGCAACAGACCATCGGCCAGGTGCCCTTGACACCGAAAACCATCGGCGCCTTCACCGACTTCACCCGCCGCCTGCTGCTGCAAGCTTCTATCGCGGTCGAACTCTTCGTCCGCATGGACCTCGCCCGCGTCCTCGCCCTCGGCCTGCAGGACGGCGCCTTCAACGGCACCGGCGCCAGCAATCAGCCGGCCGGCCTGGCCAACATCGCCGGCATCGGCTCGGTCGCCATGGGCACCAACGGCGGCGCCCCGACCTACGACATGGCTGTCGATCTGGAAACCGCCGTGTCCAACGCCAACGCCGACATCGGCAACCTGGCCTATGTCACCAACTCCAAGGTCCGCGGCAAGCTGCGCAAGACGCAGGTGTTCACCGGCACCAACGGTGCCCCGGTGTGGACCTCCGGCCGTGAGCGCGGCATCGGCGAAGTGCTCGGCTACGACGCCTACGTCACCAACACCGTCCCCTCCAACTTGACCAAGGGCTCAGCCTCCGGCATCTGCTCGGCCGCCTTCTTCGGCAACTGGTCCGACCTGGTCATGGGCCTGTGGGGCGGCGTCGATCTGATGCTCGACCCGTATGCCAACGCCACCAGCGGCGGCAAGCGCGTCATCGCCCTGCAGGATGTCGATTTCAACGTCCGCAACGTCGCCTCCTTCGCCGTCGTCAAGGACATCCTGACCACCTGA
- a CDS encoding phage portal protein produces the protein MRLLDRFFKPKETAADRAEWLNTTVRNVAISVQTQNLAALRTASRSFAAAETPAWVDSWPSSSASINDDLSRQLPTLRSRARAMSRNDEWAIGYMLRLDDGVLGENGIPLQMRLKKRDGSSDTDTNARLEAAFYDWGRDCEVSGLTWREVESLALAAGPEDGELLFRFRKGRGKYGIQIQLLDPALIDVALHRDWQGNRVRMGIEIDDDGRPLAYWINAVKKGDEQGDVFTVGRHVRIPAREIRHCFLKRHVTQLRGYPWLSGGARRLWMLHDFEEAAAVASSNAAKRQGFFTSLEGDAPPGFGDTIISSVLEAAKAAGKVLTAEEVQAITSAAEKYATTMPGQFDTLPHGYDFKAYESKWPDVSADGYVKQQLRGWAAARGMSYATLGNDMEAVNFSSGRIGIGGEREQFKRIQGIIVSWLHEQVMAEIMPYLVLGTPRLDPNKVAVYQAAVTWQPRRWPGIDPVKEAAANETNIKNRLTSRRRIILERGEDPDEVFAEIEAEEAIFGAPDAAATPSDPNAGDPPPAEAAA, from the coding sequence GCCGCCGAAACCCCGGCCTGGGTCGATAGCTGGCCCAGCTCGTCGGCCTCGATCAATGACGACCTGTCCCGCCAGCTGCCCACCCTGCGCTCCCGCGCCCGCGCCATGTCGCGCAACGACGAATGGGCTATCGGCTACATGCTGCGCCTCGACGATGGCGTCCTCGGCGAAAACGGCATCCCCCTGCAGATGCGCCTCAAGAAACGCGACGGCTCATCCGACACCGACACCAACGCCCGCCTCGAAGCCGCCTTCTACGACTGGGGCCGTGACTGCGAAGTCTCCGGACTCACCTGGCGCGAAGTCGAAAGCCTGGCCCTGGCTGCCGGCCCGGAGGACGGCGAACTGCTCTTCCGCTTCCGCAAGGGCCGGGGCAAGTACGGAATCCAGATCCAGCTGCTCGATCCGGCGCTGATCGATGTTGCCCTGCACCGCGACTGGCAGGGCAACCGCGTCCGCATGGGCATCGAAATCGACGACGACGGCCGGCCGCTGGCCTACTGGATCAACGCCGTCAAGAAGGGTGACGAACAGGGCGACGTGTTCACCGTTGGCCGCCATGTGCGCATCCCCGCCCGCGAGATCCGCCACTGCTTCCTCAAACGCCACGTCACCCAGTTGCGCGGCTACCCCTGGCTATCCGGTGGCGCCCGCCGCCTATGGATGCTGCACGACTTCGAAGAAGCCGCCGCCGTCGCCAGTTCCAACGCCGCCAAGCGCCAGGGATTCTTCACCAGCCTCGAAGGCGATGCCCCTCCGGGCTTTGGTGACACCATCATTTCCAGCGTGCTCGAGGCCGCCAAGGCCGCCGGCAAGGTGCTCACCGCCGAAGAAGTACAGGCCATCACCTCGGCTGCCGAAAAATACGCCACCACCATGCCCGGCCAGTTCGACACCCTGCCGCACGGCTACGACTTCAAGGCCTACGAATCCAAGTGGCCCGATGTCTCGGCCGATGGCTACGTCAAGCAGCAGCTGCGCGGCTGGGCCGCCGCCCGTGGCATGTCCTACGCCACCCTCGGCAACGACATGGAAGCCGTCAACTTCTCGTCGGGCCGCATCGGCATCGGCGGCGAGCGCGAACAGTTCAAACGCATCCAGGGCATCATCGTCAGCTGGCTGCACGAGCAGGTCATGGCCGAGATCATGCCCTACCTGGTACTCGGCACGCCCCGCCTCGATCCCAACAAGGTCGCCGTCTATCAAGCCGCCGTCACCTGGCAACCGCGCCGCTGGCCGGGCATCGATCCGGTCAAGGAAGCCGCCGCCAACGAGACCAACATCAAGAATCGCCTGACCAGCCGCCGCCGCATCATCCTCGAACGCGGCGAAGACCCCGATGAAGTGTTCGCCGAAATCGAAGCCGAAGAAGCCATCTTCGGCGCCCCGGATGCTGCCGCCACACCCAGCGACCCCAACGCCGGCGACCCGCCACCCGCCGAAGCGGCGGCCTGA